One window of Candidatus Dormiibacterota bacterium genomic DNA carries:
- a CDS encoding type IV pilus twitching motility protein PilT: protein MHVNDLLKIATERRASDLHLKVGSHPVIRVNGRLTPLSELNRMSQEDTIAMAFSIMSGRQKQKFKDHFEIDLAYSVPGLGRFRVNVFQQRGTVGLVLRVIPAKILSIEDLLLPPVLKTIADERRGLILVTGTTGSGKSTCLAAMIDYINQQRTEHVMTIEDPIEFLHRDKKSLVNQREVEVDTKSFATALRSALRQDPDVILVGEMRDYETIETALTAAETGHLVFSTLHTLDATETINRVISVFPPHQQKQIRLQLASVLKAVISMRLLPRADGNGRVPGVEVLRITNFVRDCIENKDKTKLIHEAIAQGTSQYGMQTFDQSIFQLFKKELITMEEALRRATNPDEFKLKLQGIESTADVAQREMESTLKSGFENAAGAAGAAGGSVFDLSRAHGAGGPRKK, encoded by the coding sequence ATGCACGTCAACGACCTGCTCAAGATTGCGACGGAGCGCCGGGCGTCGGACCTGCATCTCAAGGTCGGCAGCCACCCCGTCATCCGCGTGAACGGCCGCCTCACCCCCCTCAGCGAGCTGAATCGCATGTCGCAGGAGGACACCATTGCCATGGCGTTCAGCATCATGAGCGGACGCCAGAAGCAGAAATTCAAGGACCACTTCGAGATCGACCTGGCGTACTCGGTCCCGGGCCTGGGGCGTTTCCGCGTCAACGTGTTCCAGCAGCGCGGCACCGTCGGGCTGGTGCTGCGCGTCATCCCGGCCAAGATCCTGAGCATCGAGGATCTGCTGCTGCCGCCCGTCCTGAAGACCATCGCCGACGAGCGTCGCGGGCTGATCCTGGTCACCGGGACCACCGGATCGGGAAAATCGACCTGTCTGGCCGCCATGATCGACTACATCAACCAGCAGCGCACCGAGCACGTCATGACGATCGAGGACCCGATCGAGTTCCTGCACCGCGACAAGAAGAGCCTGGTGAACCAGCGCGAGGTCGAGGTCGACACGAAATCGTTCGCGACGGCCCTGCGTTCGGCCCTGCGGCAGGATCCCGACGTCATCCTGGTCGGCGAGATGCGCGACTACGAGACGATCGAGACGGCTTTGACCGCGGCCGAGACCGGGCACCTGGTGTTCTCGACCCTCCACACCCTCGACGCCACCGAGACGATCAATCGCGTCATCTCGGTCTTCCCTCCGCACCAGCAGAAGCAGATCCGGCTGCAGCTCGCGAGCGTCCTGAAGGCGGTCATTTCGATGCGCCTGCTGCCGCGCGCCGACGGCAACGGCCGGGTGCCTGGCGTCGAAGTCCTGCGGATCACCAACTTCGTGCGCGACTGCATCGAGAACAAGGACAAGACCAAGCTGATCCACGAGGCGATCGCCCAGGGCACGTCGCAGTACGGCATGCAGACCTTCGACCAGTCGATCTTCCAGCTCTTCAAGAAGGAGCTGATCACCATGGAGGAGGCGCTGCGCCGCGCCACCAACCCGGACGAGTTCAAGCTCAAGCTGCAGGGGATCGAATCGACGGCGGACGTGGCGCAGCGCGAGATGGAGAGCACCCTCAAGTCCGGCTTCGAGAACGCGGCGGGCGCCGCGGGCGCCGCGGGCGGCTCGGTGTTCGACCTGTCGCGCGCCCACGGCGCGGGCGGCCCGCGCAAGAAGTAA
- a CDS encoding branched-chain amino acid transaminase: MAFTKAETIWMNGRLIPWEQATVHVLSHVIHYGSCIFEGMRCYKTQRGPAVFRLRDHVDRLFDGCKIYRMEIPYTREQIESAILDTVRSNRLEACYIRPLVYRGYESLGVDPFPCPIDVAVAAYPWGSYLGKDAAEKGVDVMVSSWRRQAPDTLPAMAKASANYMNSQLIKMEALVNGYAEGIALDATGFVSEGSGENLFLVKKGVLYTPPLTASILPGITRQSVLQLAQDLKIQVIERSLPRESLYIADEVFFVGTAAEVTPIRTIDRMTIGRARKGEITSRIQSDFKSITSGQIEDRHHWLSPLQ; the protein is encoded by the coding sequence ATGGCCTTCACGAAGGCCGAGACGATCTGGATGAATGGACGCCTGATTCCCTGGGAGCAGGCGACCGTGCACGTCCTGTCCCACGTCATCCACTACGGCTCGTGCATCTTCGAAGGGATGCGCTGCTACAAGACGCAGCGTGGTCCGGCCGTGTTCCGCCTGCGCGACCACGTCGACCGGCTGTTCGACGGCTGCAAGATCTACAGGATGGAGATCCCGTACACGCGCGAGCAGATCGAGTCGGCGATCCTCGATACGGTCCGTTCCAACCGGCTGGAGGCCTGCTACATCCGCCCCCTGGTCTATCGGGGATACGAGTCGCTCGGGGTCGATCCGTTTCCATGTCCCATCGATGTCGCGGTCGCGGCCTACCCCTGGGGTTCTTACCTGGGCAAGGATGCGGCGGAGAAGGGTGTCGACGTGATGGTCTCCTCCTGGCGCCGTCAGGCCCCGGACACGCTGCCCGCCATGGCCAAGGCGAGCGCCAACTACATGAACTCGCAGCTCATCAAGATGGAGGCGCTGGTGAACGGCTACGCCGAGGGGATAGCACTCGACGCCACCGGCTTCGTCAGCGAAGGAAGCGGCGAGAACCTCTTCCTGGTCAAGAAGGGGGTCCTGTACACGCCGCCGCTGACCGCTTCGATTCTCCCCGGCATCACGCGGCAGTCGGTCCTCCAGCTCGCCCAGGATCTCAAGATCCAGGTGATCGAGCGCAGCCTGCCGCGGGAGTCGCTCTACATCGCGGACGAGGTCTTCTTCGTGGGCACGGCCGCCGAGGTGACGCCGATCCGCACGATCGATCGGATGACGATCGGCCGGGCCAGGAAGGGTGAGATCACCTCGCGGATCCAGTCTGATTTCAAATCGATCACGTCCGGCCAGATCGAGGATCGCCACCACTGGCTTTCCCCCCTGCAGTAG
- a CDS encoding 50S ribosomal protein L11 methyltransferase, whose product MKSSTVKRSRNPGQGHLHLSAPAGTRSTFLRARLVVPPALEEQAVAALWENGCLGIQIVASGSVPRLTLDAYFPGRAGARRLGGRLQTALLGAGLAPPGRFRLRSVGPGRWVERWQRTLRPMVIGTFLVVPEGCGVPARRPGRHTLRVRFGQAFGTGEHASTRLCLRLLQRHLAVGQRVADLGAGSGILAMAARRLGAGRVVAIDTDRVALSVARLNLKDNGLSGLIELVCADASEAARYGPFDLLLVNIGAATIGRIIPAIHAALAPGGHAILAGILVDDEVDLMRAARRHRFALVDRRRSRPWSALVLRRSGPERRGTSGAS is encoded by the coding sequence TTGAAGTCATCGACAGTCAAGCGGTCCAGAAACCCGGGTCAAGGACATCTTCACCTGAGCGCCCCCGCCGGCACCCGATCGACGTTCCTGCGCGCCAGACTCGTCGTCCCGCCCGCGCTCGAAGAGCAGGCGGTTGCGGCGCTGTGGGAGAACGGCTGTCTCGGCATCCAGATCGTCGCGTCCGGCTCGGTGCCGCGCCTGACGCTCGACGCGTACTTCCCGGGCCGGGCGGGAGCGAGGCGGCTCGGCGGCCGCCTGCAAACCGCCCTGCTGGGCGCCGGACTGGCCCCGCCCGGACGCTTTCGTCTGCGCTCGGTCGGGCCCGGTCGCTGGGTCGAGAGGTGGCAGAGAACGCTGCGGCCGATGGTCATCGGGACTTTCCTGGTGGTGCCGGAGGGGTGCGGAGTCCCCGCGCGGAGACCCGGCCGCCACACACTGCGGGTGCGATTCGGCCAGGCGTTCGGGACGGGCGAACATGCCTCCACCCGCCTCTGCCTGCGACTCCTGCAGCGGCACCTCGCTGTCGGACAGCGTGTCGCCGACCTGGGTGCGGGCAGCGGGATCCTGGCGATGGCCGCCCGTCGTCTCGGAGCCGGACGCGTGGTCGCGATCGATACCGACAGGGTGGCGCTGTCGGTGGCGCGCCTCAACCTCAAAGACAACGGGTTGTCGGGACTCATCGAGCTGGTGTGCGCAGATGCTTCGGAGGCGGCGCGCTACGGCCCGTTCGACCTCCTGCTGGTCAACATCGGTGCCGCGACCATAGGCAGAATTATTCCGGCTATCCACGCCGCCCTGGCGCCGGGCGGGCACGCCATCCTCGCAGGGATCCTGGTGGACGACGAAGTCGACCTCATGCGGGCCGCCCGGCGGCATCGCTTCGCTCTCGTCGACAGACGGCGCTCCCGGCCCTGGTCGGCCCTGGTGCTGCGCCGAAGCGGCCCTGAACGCCGCGGGACGTCAGGGGCGTCTTGA
- a CDS encoding site-specific integrase, translating into MAKIIKRGSTYYIDYRSPATRMGKRKRVKVGPSKRDAEILLGQLQEQVARGMHPTLGTIKPMPFGEAAARFMVEYVKVTSRRPETYQVRLEPLSKHFGDLPIGSITRAEVNRYRTLRLQQPKLKRGAGTVSKSTVNREVAFLSRLFTWARDEAGIFAGDNPCRRLRFDEPEPDEDHYLTPEQADKLIAAAAPHAKPILGLMFEVCSRKTETLMLEWSDVDLTPGAERVTFKAESTKSGKARTVPLTPVAIAILRELGRVRFTSHNRVFTHRGRPITRIDSAWKTARKNAGLPSWVTPHTTRHTGATWFRQNNGDLFRLKDILGHSDIRLTERYAKASPDYQRESLAYMGRPKAQEESRGQGVDTNRGSDASNAAS; encoded by the coding sequence ATGGCGAAGATCATCAAGCGTGGCTCGACCTACTACATCGACTACCGGAGCCCGGCGACCCGGATGGGCAAACGGAAGCGCGTCAAGGTGGGGCCCAGCAAGAGGGACGCGGAGATCCTCCTTGGGCAGCTCCAGGAGCAGGTCGCCCGCGGGATGCACCCGACGCTCGGCACTATCAAGCCGATGCCGTTCGGAGAGGCGGCCGCGCGGTTCATGGTCGAATACGTCAAGGTCACTTCCCGCCGGCCCGAGACCTACCAGGTCCGCCTCGAGCCTCTGTCGAAGCACTTCGGCGACCTGCCGATCGGCTCGATCACGAGGGCGGAGGTCAACCGTTACCGCACCCTCCGGCTGCAACAGCCGAAGCTCAAGAGGGGAGCCGGGACCGTCTCCAAGTCCACCGTCAACCGCGAGGTCGCCTTCCTATCGCGCCTGTTTACCTGGGCCCGGGACGAGGCGGGGATCTTCGCCGGGGACAATCCTTGCCGGCGACTGCGGTTCGACGAGCCCGAGCCCGACGAGGATCACTACCTTACGCCCGAGCAGGCGGACAAGCTGATTGCGGCCGCGGCGCCGCACGCGAAACCGATCCTCGGGCTCATGTTCGAGGTGTGCTCCCGCAAGACCGAGACCCTTATGCTCGAGTGGTCCGACGTCGACCTGACGCCAGGGGCGGAGCGCGTGACGTTTAAGGCCGAGAGCACGAAGTCGGGGAAGGCGAGGACCGTCCCGTTGACGCCGGTCGCCATCGCCATCCTCCGCGAGCTCGGGCGGGTTCGGTTCACGTCACACAACCGGGTGTTCACGCACCGCGGGCGGCCGATCACGAGGATCGACAGCGCCTGGAAGACGGCGCGCAAGAATGCCGGACTTCCATCGTGGGTCACGCCACACACGACCAGGCACACCGGGGCGACATGGTTCCGACAGAACAACGGCGATCTGTTCCGGCTCAAGGACATCCTCGGGCATTCGGACATCCGGCTGACCGAGCGGTACGCGAAGGCGTCCCCGGACTACCAGCGGGAGAGCCTGGCCTACATGGGCCGGCCGAAGGCGCAGGAGGAGTCACGTGGACAAGGCGTGGACACGAATCGCGGCAGCGATGCCTCGAACGCCGCGTCCTGA
- a CDS encoding site-specific integrase, with the protein MSTAEIDLLREIRNLVDPAARVIARTFDEVADEFKAVHLVTLRDRRGSYDSTLGILRRFFSDKRFHEIGVNDVQAFRSARIRQGVKGSTVNRTCAMLSKMFTWGTERGYCLDNPVRRIRRFHESRGRVRYLKPEEIDRLLAECKPTIRTPCLMQFIMTLIYTGGRRGETLQLKWQEIDFDLGTVRFRAETTKSGESRDVPLARELADVLREWRRIQEHFGREEYVFAFAGTRAGVMRQAFEKAVRRAGISDFHYHDLRHCFASMFVQNGGDLYRLKQYLGHSSIQMTERYAHLSRRRLQEGLEFIGIPGRLKPATPKRAPIIADAPLPAPSLLPSAPASCVSDESLALLADLAALLKRRGGSLPTSRILEEMGASARWTSLSGPKMDRSRILAAMLRPMGILAGWVQSNGASRRGYRLEDLAPAIVKYLKS; encoded by the coding sequence ATGTCCACCGCTGAAATCGATCTCCTGCGCGAGATCCGCAACCTCGTCGATCCCGCGGCTCGAGTTATCGCGCGCACCTTCGACGAAGTCGCCGACGAGTTTAAGGCCGTGCACCTGGTCACGCTCAGAGACCGACGCGGCTCCTACGACAGCACACTCGGGATCCTGCGGCGCTTTTTCTCGGACAAACGATTCCACGAAATAGGAGTCAACGACGTCCAGGCCTTCCGATCCGCCCGGATCCGCCAAGGCGTCAAGGGCTCCACCGTGAACCGCACGTGCGCCATGCTGTCAAAGATGTTCACCTGGGGCACTGAGCGCGGTTACTGTCTCGACAACCCAGTGCGCCGCATTCGAAGGTTCCACGAGTCGCGCGGCAGAGTCCGCTACCTGAAGCCCGAAGAGATCGATCGGCTACTCGCCGAGTGCAAGCCGACGATCCGAACGCCCTGCCTCATGCAGTTCATCATGACGCTCATCTACACGGGCGGCCGGCGCGGCGAGACCCTGCAGCTGAAGTGGCAGGAGATCGACTTCGATCTCGGCACTGTCCGTTTCCGGGCCGAGACGACGAAGAGCGGAGAGAGCCGCGACGTCCCCCTGGCGCGCGAGCTTGCCGACGTGCTCCGTGAATGGCGGAGGATCCAAGAACATTTCGGTCGAGAGGAATACGTCTTCGCGTTCGCCGGGACGCGCGCCGGCGTCATGAGGCAGGCCTTCGAGAAAGCTGTCCGTCGAGCAGGCATCTCGGATTTTCATTACCACGATCTGCGTCACTGCTTCGCGAGCATGTTCGTGCAGAACGGGGGGGACCTCTATCGCCTGAAACAGTACCTCGGGCACAGCTCTATCCAGATGACCGAGAGGTACGCTCACCTGAGCCGACGTCGTCTGCAGGAGGGCCTCGAGTTCATCGGCATCCCGGGTAGGTTGAAACCGGCCACGCCGAAGCGGGCACCCATTATCGCGGATGCTCCACTACCAGCGCCGTCGCTCCTGCCGAGTGCGCCCGCCTCGTGTGTCTCGGATGAATCCCTCGCGCTGCTCGCGGACCTTGCGGCCCTCCTGAAGCGCCGGGGGGGCTCTCTCCCGACGAGCCGCATCCTGGAAGAGATGGGCGCGTCGGCACGGTGGACGAGCCTGAGCGGGCCGAAGATGGACCGCTCCCGGATCCTGGCCGCCATGCTCAGGCCGATGGGGATCCTCGCTGGATGGGTGCAGTCGAACGGGGCGAGCCGGCGCGGCTACCGTCTCGAGGACCTGGCGCCGGCGATCGTCAAGTATCTGAAGAGCTGA
- a CDS encoding site-specific integrase — MPATAEDNVVLLDEIRRVRELVDPSFRLLPKRFDKAAQEFMVSHASTLRSDPRTIRSNLKLLDDHFHDRLLHEITPADIQQMILARLKTGVCHATVNRQRAILSSLFRWSVEQGYAIVNPVKNVKKFRESAGRTRFLTKDETERLLKACKPHLRELVFAAIYTGGRLSELLKLRWSEVNCERGILTFRRETTKSGKGRTIPLAPELARMLHNLREARRHLTDYGWDPDHVFTYVGRPLACVRTAFIHARKKAGLEDVRFHDLRHSFASNFVMNGGDIYRLQRLLGHSSISLTERYSHLSEDFMQQAVSFIGIPGTVRAPLKLVKQAPPAPPPEVPPSDAHEATDVQEPKQTPKKGNAAALLEDLVAIFAMEHNPQIATALLVQRLTKMDRWAWIGDEPIEAGRQIGRILRDVGVRPRQIHWKGANEKGYRVEDIASAFVAHARD, encoded by the coding sequence ATGCCTGCAACTGCTGAAGACAACGTCGTCCTACTCGATGAAATCCGCCGAGTCAGGGAGCTCGTCGACCCGTCCTTCCGTCTCCTGCCGAAACGGTTCGACAAGGCTGCGCAGGAGTTCATGGTAAGTCACGCGAGCACGCTCCGATCGGACCCCAGGACCATTCGGAGTAATCTCAAGCTGCTCGATGATCACTTCCACGATCGGCTCCTGCACGAGATCACCCCGGCCGACATTCAGCAGATGATCCTGGCGCGGTTGAAAACCGGAGTGTGCCATGCCACGGTCAACCGCCAGCGGGCTATTCTCTCCAGCCTGTTCCGCTGGAGCGTCGAGCAGGGGTACGCAATTGTCAACCCCGTCAAGAACGTCAAGAAATTCAGAGAGAGCGCCGGGCGCACGCGGTTTCTTACGAAGGACGAGACCGAGAGGTTGTTGAAGGCCTGCAAGCCCCACCTTCGAGAGCTCGTCTTCGCCGCGATCTACACCGGCGGCCGCCTGAGCGAACTGCTGAAGCTCCGTTGGTCTGAGGTCAACTGCGAGAGAGGCATCCTGACCTTCCGACGCGAGACCACGAAAAGCGGGAAAGGAAGAACGATCCCGCTGGCGCCGGAGCTGGCCCGCATGCTCCACAACCTTCGAGAGGCCCGCAGGCACCTGACGGACTACGGCTGGGATCCGGATCATGTCTTCACCTACGTGGGCCGGCCGCTCGCGTGTGTCAGGACGGCCTTCATTCACGCCCGCAAGAAGGCCGGCCTCGAGGATGTCCGCTTCCACGACCTGCGCCACTCGTTCGCATCTAACTTCGTCATGAACGGTGGGGACATCTACCGCCTGCAGCGGCTCCTTGGTCACAGCAGCATCAGCCTGACGGAGCGCTACAGCCATCTCTCCGAGGATTTCATGCAGCAAGCGGTGAGCTTCATCGGAATCCCCGGGACCGTGCGCGCGCCGCTCAAGCTCGTCAAGCAGGCTCCGCCGGCCCCGCCCCCGGAGGTCCCACCAAGCGACGCTCACGAGGCGACGGATGTCCAGGAGCCCAAGCAGACCCCCAAGAAGGGGAACGCAGCGGCTCTTCTCGAGGACCTGGTCGCCATTTTCGCGATGGAACATAACCCGCAGATCGCGACAGCGCTCCTCGTCCAACGTCTCACGAAAATGGACCGCTGGGCTTGGATTGGCGATGAGCCGATTGAGGCCGGACGCCAGATCGGCCGGATCCTCCGGGATGTGGGCGTGCGTCCGAGGCAGATCCACTGGAAGGGCGCGAACGAGAAGGGATACAGAGTCGAAGACATCGCGAGCGCCTTCGTCGCGCACGCCAGGGACTGA
- a CDS encoding DnaB-like helicase C-terminal domain-containing protein, whose translation MPVRKGQKSTPTVAELEERVPHSREAEASVLGGILAGLNPVSVLAGARQLLSADDFFIPNHRLIWEAMVAVSNVSREIDLVMLKERLAGAGQLETVGGPAFIASLVDGVPKSSNVQHYARIVKDKAVRRGIMEGALCLAGACTNGHETSALLEAGSDLYRQTIAVDPEARKGCASTHELMSDYSANVTRGRGQKVWTRIRPLDEATDGMRPGEVLTIVKRPQVGGSAIASQILHNAAIEGEPCVFFSLEMPRTQAFERLVQQRLGLSRALVERLGAAGWSALTASQRAALNGMAVNIIVVDRGKSGISELDSSMLQASAKLERPPRLVAIDYLGLLSSGAKNLPLYQRVSEAAVDVKSFAKRHECAVVLISQAGRDQDQEKSEGAKELGLDAARDSGQVEEAADFMLTLWRPELSSTTGPLEKHRSRGQLWGRLVKNRRGPLPSFCMHLDVETLRISDGTEGS comes from the coding sequence GTGCCGGTGAGGAAGGGCCAGAAGAGCACGCCGACCGTCGCCGAACTCGAGGAGCGGGTCCCCCACTCAAGGGAGGCGGAGGCCTCCGTCCTTGGCGGCATCCTCGCCGGCCTGAATCCCGTTTCCGTGCTCGCCGGCGCGCGGCAGCTCCTCTCGGCCGATGACTTCTTCATCCCGAACCACCGCCTGATCTGGGAAGCGATGGTCGCCGTATCGAACGTGTCGAGGGAGATCGATCTCGTGATGCTGAAGGAGAGGCTCGCGGGCGCCGGTCAGCTCGAGACCGTCGGCGGGCCCGCTTTCATCGCGTCGCTCGTCGACGGCGTTCCGAAGTCTTCAAACGTGCAGCACTACGCACGGATCGTGAAGGACAAGGCGGTGCGGCGCGGGATCATGGAGGGTGCGCTTTGTCTCGCCGGCGCGTGCACGAACGGACATGAGACATCGGCCCTCCTCGAGGCAGGAAGCGATCTCTACCGGCAGACGATCGCCGTAGATCCCGAGGCGCGGAAGGGGTGCGCCAGCACGCACGAGCTGATGAGCGACTACTCGGCGAACGTCACGCGCGGTCGTGGCCAGAAGGTCTGGACCCGGATTCGGCCGCTCGATGAGGCGACCGATGGTATGCGCCCGGGCGAGGTGCTTACCATCGTCAAACGCCCGCAGGTCGGCGGGAGCGCCATCGCGAGTCAGATCCTCCACAACGCAGCGATCGAGGGCGAGCCCTGCGTCTTCTTCTCCCTCGAGATGCCACGCACCCAGGCGTTCGAGCGCCTTGTCCAGCAACGGCTCGGACTGTCGCGCGCGCTCGTGGAGCGTCTGGGCGCCGCCGGCTGGTCCGCCCTGACTGCATCACAGCGTGCCGCGCTCAACGGCATGGCGGTCAACATCATCGTCGTCGACCGCGGCAAGAGCGGGATCTCGGAGCTCGACTCCTCAATGCTGCAGGCGTCGGCAAAGCTCGAGCGTCCCCCTCGCCTGGTCGCGATCGATTACCTCGGGCTCCTGAGCTCGGGGGCGAAGAACCTGCCCCTCTACCAGCGCGTTTCCGAGGCGGCCGTCGACGTGAAGTCGTTCGCGAAGCGCCATGAGTGCGCGGTCGTTCTCATCTCGCAGGCCGGCCGCGACCAGGACCAGGAGAAGAGCGAGGGCGCCAAGGAGCTGGGGCTCGACGCCGCGCGCGACTCGGGCCAGGTGGAGGAGGCGGCGGACTTCATGTTGACCCTGTGGAGGCCAGAACTCTCCTCGACCACCGGCCCGCTCGAGAAGCACCGGTCCCGCGGCCAGCTCTGGGGCCGGCTCGTGAAGAACCGCCGCGGCCCCCTGCCGAGCTTCTGCATGCACCTGGACGTAGAGACCCTGCGCATCAGCGACGGGACGGAGGGCTCGTGA
- a CDS encoding helix-turn-helix transcriptional regulator, whose protein sequence is MKRISPLRIFRVAAGLTLDDLAGPTGIDNGTLSRLERGLRPLSVEQVQKIIAAIGPDAIESIIAAADLVRPQARKERSS, encoded by the coding sequence ATGAAGAGGATATCTCCACTCCGGATCTTCAGAGTAGCAGCCGGGCTCACTCTTGATGACCTCGCTGGGCCGACGGGCATCGACAACGGCACCCTCTCTCGGCTCGAGCGCGGTCTCCGTCCTCTCAGCGTAGAACAGGTTCAGAAGATCATCGCGGCCATCGGGCCGGACGCGATCGAAAGCATCATCGCGGCCGCGGATCTGGTGAGACCCCAGGCTCGAAAAGAGCGGTCATCGTGA
- the dnaJ gene encoding molecular chaperone DnaJ, giving the protein MKKRDYYEVLGVGREAGEAEIKKAYRQLAMKHHPDRNPGDKNAEEKFKEAAEAYAVLADTDRRARYDRFGHAGMGGAAEGVGGFNPEVFSDFEDILGSFFGFSFGDLFGGARGRRPGRRRGADLRFDLEIDFLEAALGCEKEISVPRLESCSDCKGTGSRSGARVTCEACHGQGQVVHRQGFFTLNQACGRCGGAGTVVRDPCPACRGEGRRRAVRRLNVKVPAGVDNDNRLRVPGEGEGGAAGGQHGDLYVVLHVKEHPLFRREGPNLAVEVPITLPQAALGVEAQVPTLEGLSRISIPSGTQPGAVFCLRGKGLARPAGGPRGDLYVTVALSVPTRLGRKQRELYEKLLELEEPAGEKDKDKDILGRVKDIFT; this is encoded by the coding sequence TTGAAGAAACGGGATTACTACGAGGTCCTCGGTGTCGGGCGCGAGGCGGGTGAGGCCGAGATCAAGAAGGCCTACCGCCAGCTCGCCATGAAGCATCATCCGGATCGGAACCCCGGAGACAAGAACGCCGAGGAGAAGTTCAAGGAAGCGGCCGAGGCGTACGCCGTCCTGGCCGACACGGACAGACGCGCGCGCTACGACCGATTCGGGCACGCCGGCATGGGCGGCGCCGCCGAGGGGGTCGGCGGCTTCAATCCGGAGGTCTTCTCCGATTTCGAGGACATCCTCGGGTCCTTCTTCGGCTTCTCGTTCGGCGATCTGTTCGGCGGGGCCCGTGGTCGGCGCCCCGGTCGCCGCCGGGGCGCCGACCTCCGGTTCGATCTGGAGATCGATTTCCTGGAGGCCGCTCTCGGGTGCGAGAAGGAGATCAGCGTTCCCCGCCTGGAGAGCTGCTCCGATTGCAAAGGCACGGGCTCGCGGAGCGGCGCGCGGGTGACGTGCGAGGCCTGCCACGGCCAGGGCCAGGTGGTTCACAGGCAGGGCTTCTTCACGCTGAACCAGGCCTGCGGTCGTTGCGGAGGCGCGGGGACGGTCGTGAGGGATCCGTGCCCCGCCTGCCGGGGAGAGGGGCGCCGGCGCGCCGTGCGACGGCTGAACGTCAAGGTTCCCGCCGGGGTGGACAACGACAACCGTCTGCGCGTTCCAGGAGAAGGGGAGGGGGGAGCGGCGGGCGGCCAGCACGGGGACCTGTACGTCGTCCTGCACGTCAAGGAGCACCCGTTGTTCCGGCGCGAAGGTCCGAACCTGGCGGTCGAGGTGCCGATCACGCTCCCGCAGGCGGCCCTGGGTGTCGAGGCGCAGGTGCCGACGCTCGAGGGGCTGTCGCGCATCAGCATCCCGTCCGGAACGCAGCCCGGCGCCGTCTTCTGCCTGAGGGGCAAGGGGCTCGCCCGGCCGGCCGGCGGGCCGCGCGGAGACCTGTACGTGACCGTGGCCCTGAGCGTACCGACCCGGCTCGGACGCAAACAGCGGGAGTTGTACGAGAAGCTTCTCGAGCTGGAAGAGCCGGCCGGCGAGAAGGACAAAGACAAGGACATCCTGGGCCGGGTCAAGGACATCTTCACATGA